In Populus nigra chromosome 1, ddPopNigr1.1, whole genome shotgun sequence, one genomic interval encodes:
- the LOC133671712 gene encoding nuclear pore complex protein NUP50A-like has translation MGDAENSLPPSKKRAAGREISRDNPGLDDDDSVEQETGTFKRASDEVLAGRRIVKVRRNQTTSTPSSNPFASIRLVPPTEPIAGTAVATTEVVSTRQQISEEGKSDVCEDVEKGKGEKTELSESEIDKPVAESAEDKKNAVDKEKSKEPEGKTDEPVAETAMDKESVEDEGNTKDEPVTEIATDKEKSEESEGKADEPVAGTAIDKESAEDKGNNSTVNEATELKVDNEKPSEDETEKEKAIGYDDAENQDKKDNGSENVDPSSEGAPLNSFQQLSSSQNAFTGLAGTGFSTTSFTFGSFPKDGSVMGSGSGSLFGQKNEQPSFGFGLSNNGSSSLASIVSKTEGTGFPSMQEVPVETGEENERVVFSADSVVFEFLDGGWKERGKGELRVNVSTTGAERARLLMRARGNFRLILNANIYPDMKLTNMDKRGITFACMNSIGEGKDSLSTYALKFKDSSIVEEFRAAVTAHRDKAPVALKTPENSPKASDE, from the coding sequence ATGGGGGATGCAGAAAATTCCCTTCCTCCTTCGAAGAAGAGAGCTGCTGGAAGGGAGATCTCCAGAGATAACCCTGGTCTTGATGATGATGACTCTGTCGAGCAAGAAACTGGGACTTTCAAGAGAGCCAGTGATGAGGTACTGGCAGGCAGAAGAATTGTGAAAGTTCGTCGCAACCAAACCACATCAACTCCATCATCCAATCCATTTGCTAGCATTCGCCTAGTTCCTCCTACTGAGCCAATTGCAGGCACTGCTGTAGCCACAACTGAAGTAGTTAGTACTAGGCAGCAAATTTCAGAAGAAGGGAAAAGTGATGTTTGTGAGGATGTTGAAAAGGGTAAAGGTGAGAAGACTGAGCTGTCAGAGAGTGAGATCGATAAGCCAGTGGCTGAAAGTGCTGAAGATAAGAAGAATGCTGTAGATAAGGAGAAAAGTAAGGAGCCAGAAGGAAAGACTGATGAGCCAGTGGCTGAGACTGCTATGGACAAGGAGAGTGTGGAAGATGAGGGAAATACCAAAGATGAGCCAGTGACTGAAATTGCTACAGATAAGGAGAAGAGTGAGGAATCAGAGGGCAAGGCTGATGAGCCAGTGGCTGGGACTGCTATAGACAAGGAGAGTGCGGAAGATAAGGGAAATAACAGTACAGTCAATGAGGCAACTGAATTGAAGGTGGATAATGAGAAACCATCGGAAGATGAGACTGAGAAAGAAAAGGCTATAGGATATGATGATGCAGAAAATCAAGATAAGAAGGATAATGGTAGTGAAAATGTTGATCCAAGTTCTGAAGGTGCCCCTTTGAATTCATTCCAACAGCTTTCAAGTAGCCAGAATGCTTTCACAGGGCTTGCTGGAACTGGGTTTTCCACTACTTCGTTCACTTTTGGTTCATTTCCAAAGGATGGCTCTGTAATGGGTAGTGGTTCTGGTTCTCTGTTTGGGCAGAAAAATGAACAACCTTCTTTTGGATTCGGTCTCTCTAACAATGGAAGTTCTTCACTGGCGTCTATTGTCTCAAAGACCGAGGGAACTGGTTTTCCATCTATGCAGGAGGTTCCAGTTGAGACAGGGGAAGAGAATGAGAGAGTGGTGTTCTCTGCTGATTCAGTGGTGTTTGAATTTCTTGATGGTGGCTGGAAGGAGCGTGGAAAGGGAGAACTCAGGGTCAATGTATCTACCACTGGAGCTGAAAGAGCCAGACTTCTAATGAGAGCTAGGGGTAATTTCAGGTTAATTCTGAATGCAAATATTTATCCTGATATGAAGCTTACAAACATGGACAAGCGAGGTATCACTTTTGCCTGCATGAACAGTATTGGTGAAGGTAAGGACAGCCTTTCCACTTACGCACTGAAGTTCAAAGACAGTTCCATTGTGGAAGAGTTTCGTGCAGCTGTCACTGCACATAGAGATAAAGCACCTGTAGCTCTGAAGACCCCAGAGAATTCTCCAAAGGCTTCTGATGAGTGA